The DNA segment GTACGCCGCGAGGCCTTGCGCGGCGCGGCCACCCGGTCGCCGAGGATCGGGCGCAGGAACCGTCCGGTGTGGCTCGCCTCGACGCCGGCGACGTACTCGGGCGGCCCCTCGGCGACGACGGTGCCGCCCCCGAACCCTCCCTCGGGGCCCATGTCGATGACCCAGTCGGCCGTCTTGATCACGTCGAGGTTGTGCTCGATGACAATGACCGTGTTGCCGGCGTCGACCAGCCGGCCGAGGACGCCGAGCAGCTTGCGGATGTCCTCGAAGTGCAGGCCGGTGGTGGGCTCGTCGAGCACGTAGACGGTGCGACCGGTGGACCGCTTCTGCAGCTCGGAGGCCAGCTTGACCCGCTGGGCCTCGCCGCCGGACAGCGTAGGCGCCGGTTGGCCGAGCCGCACGTAGCCGAGCCCCACGTCGTTGAGCGTCTGCAGGTGCCGGCGGATGGCCGGAATCGCCTCGAAGAACTCACACGCCTCCTCGATCGGCATGTCGAGGACCTCGGCGATCGTCTTGCCCTTGTAGTGGACCTCGAGGGTCTCGCGGTTGTAGCGGGCGCCGTGGCAGACCTCGCACGGGACGTAGACGTCGGGCAGGAAGTTCATCTCGATCTTGATGGTGCCGTCGCCGGCGCACGCCTCGCAGCGGCCGCCCTTGACATTGAAGGAGAACCGGCCCTGCAGGTAGCCGCGGACCTTCGCCTCGGTCGTCTCGGCGAACAGCTTGCGGATGTGGTCGAAGACGCCGGTGTAGGTGGCCGGGTTGGAGCGCGGGGTGCGGCCGATCGGCGACTGGTCGACGCCGACGACCTTGTCGACCTCGTCGAGCCCGACGACGGTGCGGTGGCGGCCGGGCACGGTGCGCGCACCGTTGAGCTCGCGGGCGAGGACGTTGTAGAGGATGTCGTTGACCAGCGTGCTCTTGCCGGAGCCGGAGACGCCGGTGACGGCGACGAAGCAGCTCAACGGGAACGACACGTCGATGCCATCGAGGTTGTGCTCGCGGGCGCCGACGACGGTCAGCTGACGGTCGGCCGACGGCTGCCGGCGGATGTCGGGCACGGGAATCGAACGGCGGCCGGACAAGTAGGCGCCGGTGACCGAATCGCGGTTGCGCAGCAGGTCGTCGACGGTGCCGGTCACCACGATCTCGCCGCCGTGCTCCCCCGCGCCGGGACCGATGTCGACGACCCAGTCGGCGGTGCGGATCGTGTCCTCGTCGTGCTCGACGACGATCAGCGTGTTGCCGAGGTCGCGCAGCCGCACCAAGGTCTCGATCAGCCGGTGGTTGTCGCGCTGGTGCAGCCCGATCGACGGCTCGTCGAGCACGTAGAGGACGCCGACAAGGCCGGACCCGATCTGCGTGGCCAGCCGGATCCGCTGGGCCTCCCCACCGGCGAGCGTGCCGGCCGCCCGGTCCAGCGACAGGTAGTCCAGGCCGACGTCGAGCAGGAACCGCAGCCGCTCGTTGATCTCCTTGAGCACCCGGCCGGCAATGGTCTGCTCCCGGTCGGTGAGCTCCATCCCGCGCAGGAACGCCGCGCACTCCCCGATCGGCATCCGGGCGACCTCGGCGATCGACCGGCCCCCCATCGTCACGGCCAGGGACTCGGGCTTGAGCCGCGCGCCGTCACACGCCGGGCAGGGCACCTGCCGCATGTAGCCCTCGAACCGCTCGCGGCTGGTGTCGGACTCGGCCTCGGCGTGCCGCCGCTCGACGAACGACACCGCGCCCTCGAACGAGGCCCAGTAGGAGCGCTCGCGCCCGTAGCGGTTGCGGTAGCGGACATGCACCTGGGTCGGGTGCCCGTGCAGGATCGCCCGGCGCGCCTTCGGCGGCAGCTCCTCCCACGGCGTGGCCGGGTCGAACCCGAGCTCCTCGGCGAGCGCGTCGACGAGCCGGCCGAAGTAGTCCTTGCCGTTGCGCCCGCCCCACACGGAGACCGCGCCGTCGGCCAGCGACTTCGTCGGGTCGGGGACGATGAGCTCCGGGTCGACCTCCATCCGGGTCCCGATGCCGGTGCACTGCGGGCAGGCGCCGTAGGGAGAGTTGAAGGAGAACGACCGCGGCTCGAGCTCCTCGAACGACAGGTCGTCGTAGAGGCAGGCGAGGTGCTCGGAGAACGTGCGCTCGCGGTGCGGGTCGTCGGCCGGCAGGTCGACGAAGTCGAGCACCACCAGGCCGCCGCCGAGCGCGAGCGCGGTCTCGACGGAGTCGGTCAGCCGGCGCCGGGCCGACGCCTTGACCGCGAGCCGATCGACGACGGCCTCGATCGTGTGCTTCTTCTGCTTGTCGAGCCGGGGCGGGTCGGTGAGCGGAACCACCTCGCCGTCGACCCGGGCCCGGCTGAAGCCCTTGGTCTGCAGCTCGCGGAACAGCTCGGCGTACTCCCCCTTGCGGCCGCGCACGACCGGCGCCAGCACCTGGAACCGCGAGCCCTCCGCGAGGTCGAGCACCCGGTCGACGATCTGCTGCGGCGTCTGGCGCGCGATCGGGCGGCCGCACTTCGGGCAGTGCGGGCGGCCCACCCGCGCGAACAGCAGCCGCAGGTAGTCGTAGACCTCGGTGATCGTGCCGACCGTGGACCGCGGGTTGCGCGAGGTGGACTTCTGGTCGATCGAGACGGCGGGCGACAGGCCCTCGATGAAGTCGACGTCGGGCTTGTCCATCTGCCCGAGGAACTGGCGCGCGTAGGCGGAGAGGCTCTCCACGTAGCGGCGCTGGCCCTCGGCGAAGATCGTGTCGAAGGCGAGGCTGGACTTGCCGGACCCGGACAGGCCGGTGAAGACGATCAGCGCGTCGCGGGGCAGGTCGAGGCTGACGTCGCGCAGGTTGTGCTCACGCGCGCCACGAATGATGAGGCGGTCGGCCATAGGTGCTCTCTCGAGAAGGTCTCCGCCGATGCTAGTGCGGCTCGCCGACAGTCCTCGGGCGTCGTAGGCCGCATCCGCGGGCCGCTACGCTGCCGGGGCATGGCAGACACCTACACCGGTGACGTCTCCGTCGGCGGGCCCGCCCAGACCCGCGAGCTGCCGGGACTGACGGTCACGAAGGTCGCCGTCGGGGACTTCGACAACAACTGCTACTTCTTGCGCTGCCGGGCCACCGGCGAGGTGCTGCTCGTCGACGCGGCCAACGAGGCCGAGCGCCTGCTCGCCGAGCTCGGCGACGAGCGGCTGACCCGGGTCGTCACCACGCACCAGCACTTCGACCACTGGCAGGCCCTCGACGCCGTGGTTCGCGCGACCGGGGCACCCGTCGTCGCCCATCCCGACGACGCCGGCGAGCTGCCGGTGCCGGTCGACGAGACCGTCGTCGACGGTGGTCGGGTGCGCGTCGGCGAGGCCGAGCTCGCCGTCATCCACCTCGTCGGCCACACCCCCGGCTCGATCGCGCTGCTGTACGACGCGGGCGGCGAGCTCTCCGACTCCCCCCACCTCTTCACCGGCGACAGCCTCTTCCCCGGCGGGCCGGGACGGACGACGAACCCCAAGGACTTCACGTCGCTCATGGACGATCTGGAGCGGAAGGTGTTCGGCCCGTTGCCCGACAGCACCTGGGTCTACCCGGGCCACGGCAAGGACACCACCCTCGGCGCCGAGCGCCCCTCGATCCCGGAGTGGCGCGCCCGCGGCTGGTGATCAGGACGCGGGCGACTGCCGGATCAGGCGCAACCGCGCCACGGCCGGGAACGTCGAGTGCAGCCGCAGCAACCGCCTGCTCCCGACCAGGAGCCCCAGCCACACGAGGGCGACAGCGGCGATGCCGACCACCAGCGGCGGGTGCGTCAGCCGCGCGAGGCCCCAGAGCGCGATGGTCGCCGCCGCTATCGAGGCGTAGCACCGCAGGTGCTCCAGGTCGACCAGTCCGACGCCGCCCGCGCCGCGAAGACCGAACTGCTTGACGACGTTGTGCACGAGCAGCGTGACAAGCGCCGTCACCGCCGCGCCCAGGGCGCCCGCGACCGGCACCAGGAACAGGCACATCGCCACGATCACGGCGAGCACCGCCACGCTGCTGCCCACGAGGAAGCGGCGCCGACCGAGGATCTGCAGGGTCATCCCGTTGAAGCCGAGGGCTGCGCTGACGTAGGTGCCGACGGCGAGCAGGACCAGGTAGTGGGAGGACGAGGCGTAGCGCGCACCGAAGAGCGCGACGGTCAGCGGCCGCGCGAGCGCGACCTGTGTCGCGAACACCGGGAAGGTGAGCAGCGCGACCCAGCTCGCGCTCTGCCAGTACAGGTCTCGCAGCGACTCCTGCTCGCCGCGGACGTGCAGCCGGGAGGCGTACGGCGTGAACAGCGTGAGGAAGCTGTAGGAGACGGTGAGGTTCAGCATGGCGAGCGGCACGACCGCGCGGAAGGAGGCGACGTCGACCGTGGAGTGCGTGCGCCCGAGCACGAGGCTGGCCAGCTCGAACGTCGCCGAGGTCACGAGCCCGGTGAGCAACATGGGCCAGGCGAACCCGAAGAGCTCGCGCACCGGCAGCCGGACCCGAGCGCGCGCCAGGGCGGCGAGCACTCCCGTCTCACGCAGCAGCCGGGCCGAGAGCACGGCGTACAGCAGGAAACCGGCGGCCGAGACGACCACGTAACCGCCGGCGAGGAACCGCGGACCCCGGTCCGCGACCACGAGGACCCCGACCACCGCGAGCTTGAGCAGAGGCTCGAGCACGTACCGGCGCACGAAGACCGCGCCCGGCCGGCCGAAGACCGCGAACAGGTTCACGACCAGGGTGTCGAGCGCCTGCACGGGAGCCAGGAGCAGGAGCACTCCGATGACGGCGTAGGACCCGTGCCCGTTCGTCAGCACGTGGATCACCTCGGGGACGCCCAGGGCCACCGCCACGACCGCTCCGCCGAGGAGGGTGATGGTCACCGCCTCCACGATG comes from the Mycobacteriales bacterium genome and includes:
- a CDS encoding oligosaccharide flippase family protein, with the translated sequence MTEAERVAHLRGSVLLLAGRVLSLLCGFGVQVLLVRFLSKSDYGGFAYGLSLVALLQAVLALGLDRADVRFLALYDERHDYGRLVGVLIVEAVTITLLGGAVVAVALGVPEVIHVLTNGHGSYAVIGVLLLLAPVQALDTLVVNLFAVFGRPGAVFVRRYVLEPLLKLAVVGVLVVADRGPRFLAGGYVVVSAAGFLLYAVLSARLLRETGVLAALARARVRLPVRELFGFAWPMLLTGLVTSATFELASLVLGRTHSTVDVASFRAVVPLAMLNLTVSYSFLTLFTPYASRLHVRGEQESLRDLYWQSASWVALLTFPVFATQVALARPLTVALFGARYASSSHYLVLLAVGTYVSAALGFNGMTLQILGRRRFLVGSSVAVLAVIVAMCLFLVPVAGALGAAVTALVTLLVHNVVKQFGLRGAGGVGLVDLEHLRCYASIAAATIALWGLARLTHPPLVVGIAAVALVWLGLLVGSRRLLRLHSTFPAVARLRLIRQSPAS
- the uvrA gene encoding excinuclease ABC subunit UvrA: MADRLIIRGAREHNLRDVSLDLPRDALIVFTGLSGSGKSSLAFDTIFAEGQRRYVESLSAYARQFLGQMDKPDVDFIEGLSPAVSIDQKSTSRNPRSTVGTITEVYDYLRLLFARVGRPHCPKCGRPIARQTPQQIVDRVLDLAEGSRFQVLAPVVRGRKGEYAELFRELQTKGFSRARVDGEVVPLTDPPRLDKQKKHTIEAVVDRLAVKASARRRLTDSVETALALGGGLVVLDFVDLPADDPHRERTFSEHLACLYDDLSFEELEPRSFSFNSPYGACPQCTGIGTRMEVDPELIVPDPTKSLADGAVSVWGGRNGKDYFGRLVDALAEELGFDPATPWEELPPKARRAILHGHPTQVHVRYRNRYGRERSYWASFEGAVSFVERRHAEAESDTSRERFEGYMRQVPCPACDGARLKPESLAVTMGGRSIAEVARMPIGECAAFLRGMELTDREQTIAGRVLKEINERLRFLLDVGLDYLSLDRAAGTLAGGEAQRIRLATQIGSGLVGVLYVLDEPSIGLHQRDNHRLIETLVRLRDLGNTLIVVEHDEDTIRTADWVVDIGPGAGEHGGEIVVTGTVDDLLRNRDSVTGAYLSGRRSIPVPDIRRQPSADRQLTVVGAREHNLDGIDVSFPLSCFVAVTGVSGSGKSTLVNDILYNVLARELNGARTVPGRHRTVVGLDEVDKVVGVDQSPIGRTPRSNPATYTGVFDHIRKLFAETTEAKVRGYLQGRFSFNVKGGRCEACAGDGTIKIEMNFLPDVYVPCEVCHGARYNRETLEVHYKGKTIAEVLDMPIEEACEFFEAIPAIRRHLQTLNDVGLGYVRLGQPAPTLSGGEAQRVKLASELQKRSTGRTVYVLDEPTTGLHFEDIRKLLGVLGRLVDAGNTVIVIEHNLDVIKTADWVIDMGPEGGFGGGTVVAEGPPEYVAGVEASHTGRFLRPILGDRVAAPRKASRRTPKRARA
- a CDS encoding MBL fold metallo-hydrolase; translation: MADTYTGDVSVGGPAQTRELPGLTVTKVAVGDFDNNCYFLRCRATGEVLLVDAANEAERLLAELGDERLTRVVTTHQHFDHWQALDAVVRATGAPVVAHPDDAGELPVPVDETVVDGGRVRVGEAELAVIHLVGHTPGSIALLYDAGGELSDSPHLFTGDSLFPGGPGRTTNPKDFTSLMDDLERKVFGPLPDSTWVYPGHGKDTTLGAERPSIPEWRARGW